GAAAGAAGGAGTGAAACGTACGCGACTCTGTGCGTTTACTTGCTTGTGCCCGTGTGGTGTGCattgttgttgctgcgcccccccccctctactcCACTGCCCCAGTCTTTCTTCTATACAAATGCGCACATCATGAATGAGAGGTGttgccctctccctgtctctcgctctccatgcgcgtgctgccggtgccaAGCACGACTCCATACGGATCCCCCTGCTGCTTTTCATGGCGGGGTGATGAGGACGGCCCGGCTGTTATACCTCGTGCAGAGTCGCTCGGCTTTTTCTTCTGGATGTAGTGCGCTGAGGATGAGTGTATGCCACATCGTTGTCTCGGCCCCTCCAACTTTTGCCTCGCTGCACCCGtgctgttgttctctctctcttcacgccAGCTCTAGTCACCGCTCAGCAAGCGTGTCCTCCTTTGGGTAGGCCTTCTCCGCACAGTTTATCCTTGCCCGCGCGCGGAACGCAGGTGCCCCGCCACCCGAACAGCTattctcgctctctcgctgctcttcgtATTGTCACAGACGATACATGTggttgtgtatgtgtgttctCGCGCCTGCGTTGCTAGTATGAGCGACAAGTATCTGCGaaatgagcagcagcagctgctgaactcTATTGGCACGGAGGTGTGCTGGGGGTGGTCGCCCGCCATTGATTTTGTGTCGCTGCTTGCCAAGCGACCacatcgcgcagcacagcaaaGCATATCCCAGTCGATCAAAAGTCAAATAGGGGGCCAGCAATCGGAGACGCCACCCTCAGCGTCGTCCGCATCTGTCGCCACGGCGGCACCGTCCTCCAAAAGTAAAGAGGAGGCTGAACTCGACGACCTCATTGCGCAGATTCAGGGCCGTAGGACTGCAACCGCAAAGGCTGCGCAGAGCATCCCAGAAGAGTTATCAGAATCGAAACCCCAATGTAGTccgcccttttcttcttccacGGCATCCCCTGCtaccgccgcggcagcagacgacGAGGTGACCGTCTTGCTTGCCGGGGCTTCTGACATCCGCCACCTACTTCGGactttgtcttctcttcgcGCTGCCGAGTCAGCCAATGGAAAGTCGGGGTCGCAGCCAACGTATCACTTCTATATTTATGAGCCAAGCCTGCgcctgcactgccgccacctcttctttctccaGTGGTTGCTCGACAGCATGTtctcgctggaggagctggaggagcgtgTGCTCATGTTCTTGGATGTCTACGGTAACGCGCTGATGCGTGACATGACCGCTGCGCAAGTGCGCaacgtggtgcagcgcctgcgcacgGCGCTTGAGACAGACTCGTCTGCGCTACTCCGCATCGCCTCGTTTGAGGAAATGAAGAGCAAGGAGCGGGACTTTGTGGAGAGTCAGCTGGCGCACTGGAACCGCGACGCCTCCGTGGCTGACATTAGAGAACAGTGGATGCAGCGCGTTCGACAGGAGATGGCAGAGCGCTACGACAACCGCGACAACATCATTGACTGGGACTTTGTCTTCCACTTGACGGAGTACACAAACCTCCTGAAATTCCCCGAGTACCGCACTTGGCGTAACACTGGCGTGGCCTTCGACGTCAACCACATCAATCCGCGACGGGGATTCAGCTACGAGTACAGTGTCCCCAACAAGACCCTCTGCTTCTTTCCCCGCTCCGGCCGCGGCGTCTACTCAGGGGATATCAAGAAcgggccttttttttcctttgggGCGCTCACGCCCAACGCACACATCCGCCACCGCACGACGGATGGCACTTGCAAATATGGCAACGGCGTCGTATCAATGCACAACGTGCGGGCTTGGCTTTACACACTCATGACCGGCTTGTCATGGCCATGGGCCGACCACGCCTTTGCCTGGGATGACCCACGAAACTACAACTACCTTCCCCCTGGAACACCGAGCGGCGTCGCCTACACCGCCACACTACCGAAGGTGCGCGTGCACTTTGTAGGCCTTGAGTGGGACCGCTTTATGCTGCACTGCAAGGAGGGCAAAGTCCCGCGCATGGATGCAGCCTTCTTTGGGGCCTCCTGCACGCAATACATGACCCCCACCGTCCTGGGAGACGTCATGTCCAGGGCGGTGCACGCGGTAGTGGTGGCGGAAACAGCGAAGTTCATCGTGGACGCCGAGGACGTCGCGAAGACAGCATACATCGCGAAGCTGGACGATCTGGCGCGTGCGGGTGGGTGGACGCG
This portion of the Leishmania panamensis strain MHOM/PA/94/PSC-1 chromosome 27 sequence genome encodes:
- a CDS encoding hypothetical protein (TriTrypDB/GeneDB-style sysID: LpmP.27.0580), which translates into the protein MSDKYLRNEQQQLLNSIGTEVCWGWSPAIDFVSLLAKRPHRAAQQSISQSIKSQIGGQQSETPPSASSASVATAAPSSKSKEEAELDDLIAQIQGRRTATAKAAQSIPEELSESKPQCSPPFSSSTASPATAAAADDEVTVLLAGASDIRHLLRTLSSLRAAESANGKSGSQPTYHFYIYEPSLRLHCRHLFFLQWLLDSMFSLEELEERVLMFLDVYGNALMRDMTAAQVRNVVQRLRTALETDSSALLRIASFEEMKSKERDFVESQLAHWNRDASVADIREQWMQRVRQEMAERYDNRDNIIDWDFVFHLTEYTNLLKFPEYRTWRNTGVAFDVNHINPRRGFSYEYSVPNKTLCFFPRSGRGVYSGDIKNGPFFSFGALTPNAHIRHRTTDGTCKYGNGVVSMHNVRAWLYTLMTGLSWPWADHAFAWDDPRNYNYLPPGTPSGVAYTATLPKVRVHFVGLEWDRFMLHCKEGKVPRMDAAFFGASCTQYMTPTVLGDVMSRAVHAVVVAETAKFIVDAEDVAKTAYIAKLDDLARAGGWTREDALTSYLHDGKPDPLPVKGTMSDAQRVSQERYAQPSLLAYVAKASA